The following are encoded together in the Kribbella sp. CA-293567 genome:
- a CDS encoding prolyl oligopeptidase family serine peptidase, translated as MSAEYPESRRDESVVDTLHGHQIADPYRWLEDADSAETKDWVSRQNAATEAELSRYPERAWFQETMTAILARPRAGVPGQESGWFFVGRNDGSHAQDIVYVADSLEGLLEGGRVILDPNNLSEEGTDSLASFAVSPDGRYFAYGVNESGSDWTTFRLREVATGADVDDVVTRAKFSEATWLPDSSAYLYLHYPASGRSEGTETQALRGGQLKLHKVGTPQENDELVLSFPDNNQVFIGAEVSDDDRYLVVTLTEGTDPATKLWLYPFTDGGLGEPVKVIDEFHDETVFVRMSGDQLVLRTDRDAPRGRVVASDLAGNFTDLIPEGDSVLHSVRGTAAGLAVFSLLDAQPVLSLHDLDGGNARIVPVPGGAVVGLNASTKHDEVFIGLSTTTDPTVSYVVSASSGEFRALPELVPAGVGFLSPDITITRRVEPGREVPYFLISRADLTFDKPRPTLLYGYGGFRIPIFADYRPGWPAWLAAGGVLVIANLRGGGEYGSDWHEAGRLRNKQNVFDDFIAVGEHLTKTKVTSAAQLAIHGRSNGGLLVGAVMAQRPDLFAVALPGVGVMDMLRFHLFTVGAAWASDFGLPDDPEQFEDLLAYSPLHNLREGTAYPATLVVTGDHDDRVVPLHSHKFMAALQHVQSGGSPVLSRIEVNTGHGFGKPAAMVASEWADLLAFAAHHTGLQPGA; from the coding sequence ATGAGCGCCGAGTACCCCGAGAGCCGCCGTGATGAGAGCGTCGTCGACACCCTGCACGGACATCAGATCGCCGACCCGTACCGCTGGCTGGAGGATGCCGACTCCGCCGAGACCAAGGACTGGGTCAGCCGCCAGAACGCTGCCACCGAGGCCGAGTTGTCGAGGTACCCGGAGCGGGCGTGGTTCCAGGAGACGATGACCGCGATCCTGGCGCGCCCGCGGGCGGGCGTACCGGGGCAGGAGTCGGGTTGGTTCTTCGTCGGCCGCAACGACGGCTCCCATGCGCAGGACATCGTGTATGTCGCCGACTCGCTGGAGGGACTGCTCGAGGGTGGCCGGGTCATCCTCGACCCCAACAACCTGTCCGAGGAGGGCACGGACTCCCTCGCCAGCTTCGCGGTCAGCCCGGACGGCCGGTACTTCGCCTACGGCGTCAACGAGAGCGGCAGCGACTGGACCACCTTCCGGCTCCGGGAGGTGGCGACGGGCGCCGACGTGGACGACGTGGTGACGCGGGCCAAGTTCAGCGAAGCAACGTGGCTGCCGGACTCCTCGGCGTACCTCTACCTGCACTACCCGGCCAGCGGCCGCAGTGAGGGCACCGAGACGCAGGCCTTGCGCGGCGGTCAGCTGAAGCTGCACAAGGTCGGTACGCCGCAGGAGAACGACGAATTGGTCCTGAGCTTCCCGGACAACAACCAGGTTTTCATCGGCGCGGAGGTGTCCGACGACGACCGCTATCTCGTCGTCACGCTCACCGAGGGCACTGACCCCGCGACCAAGCTGTGGCTCTATCCCTTCACCGACGGCGGCCTGGGAGAGCCGGTGAAGGTGATCGACGAGTTCCACGACGAGACTGTCTTCGTCCGGATGTCCGGCGACCAACTGGTGCTGCGGACCGACCGTGACGCGCCACGAGGCCGAGTTGTCGCCTCGGACCTGGCGGGGAACTTCACGGACCTCATCCCCGAGGGCGACAGCGTCCTGCATTCCGTTCGCGGTACTGCGGCAGGTCTCGCGGTGTTCTCCCTGCTGGACGCACAGCCGGTCCTGTCACTGCACGACCTCGACGGCGGCAACGCGCGCATCGTGCCGGTGCCCGGCGGCGCCGTCGTCGGCCTGAACGCGTCGACCAAGCACGACGAGGTCTTCATCGGCCTGTCGACCACGACGGACCCGACAGTCTCGTACGTCGTCTCTGCGTCCTCCGGCGAATTTCGGGCGCTGCCGGAGCTGGTGCCGGCAGGCGTCGGCTTCCTGTCGCCTGACATCACCATCACGCGCCGGGTCGAGCCAGGACGCGAGGTGCCGTACTTCCTGATCAGCAGGGCGGACCTGACCTTCGACAAGCCGCGGCCGACGTTGCTGTACGGGTACGGCGGCTTCCGCATCCCGATCTTCGCCGACTACCGGCCGGGTTGGCCGGCCTGGCTCGCTGCGGGCGGCGTACTGGTTATCGCCAACCTGCGCGGCGGCGGCGAGTACGGGAGTGACTGGCACGAGGCAGGCCGGCTGCGGAACAAGCAGAACGTCTTCGACGACTTCATCGCGGTGGGGGAGCACCTGACCAAGACCAAGGTCACGAGCGCTGCCCAGTTGGCGATCCACGGCCGCAGCAACGGCGGCTTGCTCGTCGGCGCGGTGATGGCGCAGCGGCCGGACCTGTTCGCGGTGGCGCTGCCAGGTGTCGGCGTGATGGACATGCTGCGCTTCCATCTCTTCACCGTGGGCGCCGCCTGGGCCTCTGACTTCGGGTTGCCCGACGATCCCGAGCAGTTCGAGGACCTGCTGGCGTACTCGCCGCTGCACAACCTCCGCGAGGGTACGGCGTACCCGGCGACGCTGGTCGTCACCGGCGACCACGACGACCGGGTGGTGCCGCTGCACAGCCACAAGTTCATGGCCGCGCTGCAGCACGTGCAGAGTGGGGGAAGTCCGGTGCTCAGCAGGATCGAGGTCAACACCGGCCACGGTTTCGGGAAGCCCGCGGCCATGGTTGCCTCGGAATGGGCTGACCTGCTGGCGTTTGCCGCTCACCACACAGGTCTGCAACCGGGCGCCTGA
- a CDS encoding alkaline phosphatase D family protein, translating to MNLSRRQLLAVTAAAGATAAVPGVTAAATPSVVRRDRPALPSGIMSGDVTGNSAVVWSRTDRRARLVVDVTSHGRFDRAIRLRGPVTSADQDYTAQLPLRGLRPGQRYDYRIGFEDAYGRRGQTAEGSFSTPGRNRPVSFVWTGDTVGQGYGINPDFGGMIAYKAMHRTRPDFFLHSGDNIYADGPIAAQVAIPDGTVWKNVVTEEVSKVAETLAEYRGRYKYNLLDHNVRDLYADVPIVSQWDDHETVNNWYPGEILTDSRYTEKRVDVLASRARQAFLEYLPMIHPGGRNRIYRKVSYGPLLDVFCLDMRTYRGANPAPGVAGPVAMLGAEQAAWLVREVAASQATWKVIASDMPIGVLVPDGNEIEAVANGVAGAPGGREHEIAWVLSQFKRRKVRNTVWLTADVHYCAAHHYDPSRAAFTDFDAFWELVAGPVNAGTFGPNALDSTFGPRLDFVKAADFPNQPPSGGNQFFGHVAIDPRTEVFTASLRDLYGKVLWSKDLPPSRVW from the coding sequence ATGAACCTGAGCCGCCGCCAGTTGCTGGCCGTCACCGCCGCCGCGGGTGCGACAGCCGCCGTACCAGGCGTGACCGCTGCCGCGACACCTTCCGTCGTACGCCGGGACCGCCCTGCCTTGCCGTCCGGGATCATGTCAGGTGACGTCACCGGCAACTCGGCCGTGGTCTGGTCGCGTACCGACCGCCGCGCTCGCCTGGTGGTCGACGTCACCAGCCACGGCCGCTTCGACCGCGCCATCCGGCTGCGGGGCCCGGTCACCTCGGCCGACCAGGACTACACCGCCCAGCTCCCGCTCCGTGGGCTGCGACCCGGCCAGCGCTACGACTACCGGATCGGCTTCGAGGACGCTTACGGCCGGCGCGGTCAGACAGCGGAAGGCTCCTTCAGTACGCCGGGCCGCAACCGGCCGGTGAGCTTCGTCTGGACCGGTGACACGGTCGGGCAGGGCTACGGGATCAACCCCGACTTCGGCGGCATGATCGCGTACAAGGCGATGCACCGGACCCGCCCGGACTTCTTCCTGCACTCCGGCGACAACATCTACGCCGACGGCCCGATCGCGGCGCAGGTGGCGATCCCGGACGGCACGGTGTGGAAGAACGTGGTGACCGAGGAGGTCAGCAAGGTCGCCGAGACGCTGGCGGAGTACCGGGGCCGGTACAAGTACAACCTGCTCGACCACAACGTCCGCGACCTGTACGCCGACGTACCGATCGTCAGCCAGTGGGACGACCACGAGACGGTCAACAACTGGTACCCCGGCGAGATCCTGACCGACAGCCGCTACACCGAGAAGCGGGTCGACGTACTGGCGTCGCGGGCCCGGCAGGCGTTCCTGGAGTACCTGCCGATGATCCACCCGGGCGGCCGGAACCGCATCTATCGCAAGGTGAGCTATGGCCCGCTGCTCGATGTCTTCTGCCTGGACATGCGCACCTATCGCGGCGCCAACCCCGCACCGGGTGTGGCCGGCCCGGTCGCGATGCTGGGTGCCGAACAGGCAGCGTGGCTGGTTCGCGAGGTCGCTGCTTCCCAGGCGACCTGGAAGGTGATCGCCAGCGACATGCCGATCGGCGTCCTGGTGCCGGACGGCAACGAGATCGAGGCCGTCGCCAACGGCGTCGCCGGAGCACCGGGTGGCCGCGAGCACGAGATCGCCTGGGTGCTGAGCCAGTTCAAGCGGCGCAAGGTCCGCAACACGGTGTGGCTGACGGCGGACGTGCACTACTGCGCCGCTCACCACTACGACCCGTCCCGGGCGGCGTTCACCGACTTCGACGCGTTCTGGGAGCTCGTCGCCGGTCCGGTGAACGCGGGCACCTTCGGGCCGAACGCGCTCGACTCGACCTTCGGCCCCCGGCTGGACTTCGTGAAGGCGGCCGACTTCCCGAACCAGCCGCCGTCGGGAGGCAACCAGTTCTTCGGCCATGTCGCGATCGATCCGCGGACGGAGGTCTTCACCGCTTCGCTGCGCGATCTCTACGGCAAGGTGCTGTGGAGCAAGGACCTGCCGCCGTCGCGGGTGTGGTAG
- a CDS encoding ANTAR domain-containing protein produces the protein MTRERRLTQVFIKLADTLVDDFELAGFLGMLAEETTELLEVDAVGLTLAGDHGVLRVLASPNSPAELVDGYGGYAISELLPLCLRGEAIGSMDLFRHGTTGFSEDDLTLGQALADMATIGLLHERGARSRDQVCGQLQFALDSRVLIEQAKGMLAERAGLSLSEAFNAMRSYARGRGCELASVASGVLDGTLRTGVLLAR, from the coding sequence ATGACAAGGGAACGCCGTCTCACGCAGGTCTTCATCAAGCTGGCCGACACCCTGGTCGACGACTTCGAGCTGGCCGGATTCCTCGGCATGCTGGCCGAGGAGACCACCGAACTGCTCGAGGTGGACGCAGTCGGTCTCACGCTCGCCGGCGACCACGGCGTACTGCGGGTGCTGGCCTCGCCGAACTCGCCGGCCGAGTTGGTGGACGGCTACGGCGGCTATGCCATCTCCGAGCTGCTCCCGCTGTGTCTGCGAGGGGAGGCGATCGGCTCGATGGACCTCTTCCGCCACGGCACCACCGGTTTCAGTGAGGACGACCTCACGCTGGGTCAGGCTCTCGCCGACATGGCGACGATCGGGTTGCTGCACGAGCGGGGTGCCCGCAGCCGCGATCAGGTCTGTGGCCAACTGCAGTTCGCGCTCGACAGCCGAGTGCTGATCGAACAGGCCAAGGGCATGCTGGCCGAGCGGGCCGGGCTGAGCCTGTCCGAAGCGTTCAACGCGATGCGCTCCTACGCCCGGGGCCGAGGCTGCGAACTCGCCTCGGTGGCCTCGGGTGTGCTCGACGGCACACTCCGGACCGGCGTTCTGCTGGCCCGCTGA
- a CDS encoding fatty acid desaturase family protein: protein MSQLLAEDPHPQRPQEKHASLYSDLLRTVRDLGLLRRRYVYYWTRIGLVLLALGGVITGFILLGNSWLQLLMAGALALILVQVAFLSHDSAHRQIFDSARWNDWTARMLAGGLAGMSITWWKNKHSKHHNAPNQISKDPDIGLGVIAFTPDHADSRKSGFLKWFQARQGWLFFPLLTLEGLSLHVSSLQHLFRRGASKVERVEAAVVVSRLGLYVTALYVVLPVGKASAFLGLQLAVFGVCLGGSFAPNHKGMPLVPATMKIDFLRRQVLMSRNIRGGPMVDFAMGGLNYQVEHHLFPSMPRPTLRKVQPIVREYCELHGVKYTEVGFLESYKVVVDYLNNVGIRARDPFQCPLVSLYRK, encoded by the coding sequence TTGTCACAACTGCTCGCTGAAGACCCGCACCCTCAACGGCCGCAAGAGAAACACGCGAGCCTCTACAGCGACCTGCTGCGCACGGTCCGGGACCTGGGCCTGCTGCGACGCCGCTACGTCTACTACTGGACCCGGATCGGGCTGGTGCTGCTCGCCCTCGGCGGCGTGATCACCGGCTTCATCCTGCTCGGCAACTCCTGGCTGCAGTTGCTGATGGCCGGCGCGCTCGCGCTGATCCTGGTCCAGGTCGCGTTCCTCAGCCACGACTCCGCGCACCGGCAGATCTTCGACTCCGCCCGCTGGAACGACTGGACCGCGCGGATGCTGGCCGGCGGCCTCGCCGGGATGAGCATCACCTGGTGGAAGAACAAGCACAGCAAGCACCACAACGCACCGAACCAGATCAGCAAGGACCCCGACATCGGCCTCGGCGTGATCGCCTTCACGCCCGACCACGCCGACAGTCGTAAGAGCGGGTTCCTGAAGTGGTTCCAGGCCCGGCAGGGCTGGCTCTTCTTCCCGCTGCTGACGCTCGAAGGCCTCAGCCTGCACGTGTCGAGCCTCCAGCACCTGTTCCGCCGCGGCGCGTCCAAGGTCGAGCGGGTCGAGGCGGCCGTCGTCGTCTCGCGGCTCGGCCTCTACGTCACCGCCCTGTACGTCGTCCTGCCGGTCGGCAAGGCGAGCGCGTTCCTCGGTCTGCAGCTGGCCGTCTTCGGTGTCTGCCTCGGCGGCTCGTTCGCCCCGAACCACAAGGGCATGCCGCTGGTCCCGGCCACGATGAAGATCGACTTCCTCCGTCGCCAGGTGCTGATGTCCCGCAACATCCGCGGCGGCCCGATGGTCGACTTCGCGATGGGCGGCCTGAACTACCAGGTCGAGCACCACCTGTTTCCGAGCATGCCCCGGCCGACCCTGCGCAAGGTGCAGCCGATCGTCCGCGAGTACTGCGAACTGCACGGCGTGAAGTACACCGAGGTCGGTTTCCTCGAGTCGTACAAGGTCGTCGTCGACTACCTGAACAATGTCGGCATCCGCGCCCGCGACCCGTTCCAGTGCCCCCTGGTCAGCCTGTACCGCAAGTAA
- a CDS encoding LacI family DNA-binding transcriptional regulator translates to MNGAGQRRPTMKEVAARAGVALKTVSRVVNEEPNVSPELTAKVQAAIKDLNYTPNESARMLRRGKTGTIAVVIRDIGDPFFASLGRAVELWARGSGSVVMIGLTDEDPERERDVCLEFVARRPDALIMAPIGETQEYLAPHVDAGMAVVTIDRPAHGIEADAVLADNAGGIDQAIDHLVRQGHRRIAYLGDDERIFTARERVVAYRAGMARHRIDVDEDLVHLSEPTTEGIGITLSAVLDRPEPATAILSANNMTTAEVLRGMAGRRDRVALVSFDDLALGDLLSPGLTAVAQSADVMARTAIQLMTERLPEPHRPGRTVRVPVKLTIRGSGEIPPQS, encoded by the coding sequence GTGAATGGAGCCGGGCAGCGCCGGCCCACCATGAAAGAGGTCGCGGCCCGGGCGGGCGTGGCCCTCAAGACCGTCTCCCGGGTGGTCAACGAGGAGCCGAACGTCAGCCCGGAGCTGACCGCGAAGGTCCAGGCCGCGATCAAGGACCTGAACTACACGCCGAACGAGAGCGCCCGGATGCTGCGGCGCGGCAAGACCGGCACCATCGCGGTCGTCATCCGCGACATCGGCGACCCGTTCTTCGCCTCGCTCGGCCGCGCGGTCGAGCTGTGGGCGCGGGGGAGCGGGTCGGTCGTGATGATCGGCCTGACCGACGAGGACCCCGAACGCGAGCGGGACGTCTGCCTGGAGTTCGTCGCCCGGCGGCCGGACGCGCTGATCATGGCGCCGATCGGGGAGACCCAGGAGTACCTGGCCCCGCACGTGGACGCCGGGATGGCGGTCGTGACGATCGACCGGCCGGCGCACGGCATCGAGGCGGACGCCGTCCTGGCCGACAACGCCGGCGGGATCGACCAGGCGATCGACCACCTGGTGCGGCAGGGCCACCGCCGGATCGCGTACCTCGGTGACGACGAGCGGATCTTCACGGCCCGCGAGCGGGTGGTCGCCTACCGGGCCGGGATGGCCCGGCACCGGATCGACGTCGACGAGGACCTGGTCCACCTGTCCGAGCCGACCACCGAGGGAATCGGGATCACGCTGTCGGCGGTGCTGGACCGTCCCGAGCCCGCGACGGCGATCCTGTCGGCGAACAACATGACCACGGCCGAGGTACTGCGGGGGATGGCCGGCCGCCGCGACCGGGTGGCCCTGGTGTCGTTCGACGACCTGGCCCTCGGCGATCTGCTCAGCCCGGGTCTGACCGCGGTGGCGCAGTCGGCCGACGTGATGGCGCGGACGGCGATCCAGTTGATGACCGAGCGGCTGCCCGAGCCACACCGCCCCGGCCGCACCGTCAGGGTTCCCGTGAAGCTGACGATCCGCGGCTCGGGGGAGATCCCGCCGCAGAGCTAG
- a CDS encoding ribonuclease J codes for MSHPHPDLAAPAPLAPGALRVVPLGGLGEVGRNMTVFEYDGKLLIVDCGVLFPDENQPGVDLILPDFQPIRDRLDDIVAVVLTHGHEDHIGGLPYLLRERGDIPVAGSQLTLALLEGKLREHRHRNVPQQTVVEGETVRFGPFECEFVAVNHSIPDALAVAIRTPAGLVLHTGDFKMDQLPLDNRITDLRAFARLGEEGVDLFMVDSTNSEVPGFTTHERDIAPVLDGVFTKAANQRIIVACFASHVHRVQQVMDAAVKHRRKVAYVGRSMVRNMAVARDLGFLKVPGDTLIDMRELDNYPPEQVVLISTGSQGEPMSALSRIAANDHHVVQIQPGDTVVLASSLIPGNENSVFRVINGLTRHGANVIHKGNALVHVSGHASAGELLYCYNIVKPRNVMPVHGEIRHLHANAELARQTGVPEGNVVVVEDGVVVDLVDLKVVIAGKVECGYVFVDGSTVGDITETSLKDRRILGDEGFISVIAVMDSVTGKLTAGPEIQARGFAEDDTVFDELKPKIEAEIAKAIGSGVDDMYQLQQIIRRVVGKWVSDTHRRRPMIIPVVVQS; via the coding sequence ATGAGCCACCCCCACCCGGATCTCGCCGCGCCCGCACCACTGGCGCCGGGCGCGCTGCGGGTCGTCCCACTCGGCGGCCTCGGCGAGGTCGGCCGCAACATGACCGTCTTCGAGTACGACGGCAAACTGCTGATCGTCGACTGCGGGGTGCTGTTCCCGGACGAGAACCAGCCCGGTGTCGACCTGATCCTGCCGGACTTCCAGCCGATCCGGGACCGGCTCGACGACATCGTGGCGGTCGTCCTGACGCACGGTCACGAGGACCACATCGGTGGCCTGCCCTACCTGCTGCGCGAACGCGGCGACATCCCGGTGGCCGGTTCGCAGCTGACCCTGGCGCTGCTGGAGGGCAAGCTCCGCGAGCACCGGCACCGCAACGTGCCGCAGCAGACCGTGGTCGAGGGGGAGACGGTCCGGTTCGGCCCGTTCGAGTGCGAGTTCGTCGCGGTCAACCACTCCATCCCGGACGCGCTGGCCGTCGCCATCCGGACGCCGGCCGGCCTGGTGCTGCACACCGGTGATTTCAAGATGGACCAGTTGCCGCTGGACAACCGGATCACCGACCTGCGCGCGTTCGCCCGGCTCGGCGAAGAGGGCGTCGACCTGTTCATGGTCGACTCCACCAACTCCGAGGTGCCCGGCTTCACCACCCACGAGCGCGACATCGCGCCGGTACTGGACGGCGTCTTCACCAAGGCGGCCAACCAGCGCATCATCGTCGCCTGCTTCGCCTCCCACGTGCACCGGGTCCAGCAGGTGATGGACGCGGCCGTCAAGCACCGTCGCAAGGTCGCGTACGTCGGCCGCTCGATGGTCCGCAACATGGCCGTCGCTCGCGACCTGGGTTTCCTCAAGGTGCCCGGCGACACCCTGATCGACATGCGCGAGCTGGACAACTACCCGCCCGAGCAGGTGGTACTGATCTCGACCGGTTCGCAGGGCGAGCCGATGTCGGCGCTGTCGCGGATCGCGGCCAACGACCACCACGTCGTGCAGATCCAGCCGGGCGACACCGTGGTGCTGGCTTCCTCGCTGATCCCGGGCAACGAGAACTCGGTCTTCCGGGTGATCAACGGCCTGACCCGGCACGGCGCGAACGTGATCCACAAGGGCAACGCCCTGGTGCACGTCTCGGGTCACGCGTCGGCCGGTGAGCTGCTCTACTGCTACAACATCGTCAAGCCGCGCAACGTGATGCCGGTGCACGGCGAGATCCGGCACCTGCACGCGAACGCCGAACTGGCCCGGCAGACCGGCGTACCGGAGGGCAATGTGGTGGTGGTCGAGGACGGCGTGGTGGTCGACCTGGTCGACCTCAAGGTTGTGATCGCCGGCAAGGTCGAGTGCGGCTATGTCTTCGTGGACGGCTCGACCGTGGGCGACATCACCGAGACCTCGCTGAAGGATCGGCGGATTCTCGGCGATGAGGGTTTCATCTCGGTGATCGCCGTGATGGACTCTGTCACCGGCAAACTGACCGCCGGTCCGGAGATCCAGGCCCGGGGCTTCGCCGAGGACGACACCGTCTTCGACGAGTTGAAGCCGAAGATCGAGGCGGAGATCGCGAAGGCGATCGGGAGCGGGGTGGACGACATGTACCAGTTGCAGCAGATCATCCGCCGCGTGGTCGGCAAGTGGGTCAGCGACACGCATCGTCGCCGGCCGATGATCATCCCGGTCGTCGTGCAGTCCTAA
- the dapA gene encoding 4-hydroxy-tetrahydrodipicolinate synthase, producing the protein MSSSTTSASPALPFGRVTTAMITPFRPDGSLDLETAQRVANHLVDEGNDALIINGTTGEAPTTSDQEKVRLIHATLEAVGDRAKVISGVGSNNTAHSVECARAAEAAGAHGLLVVTPYYNKPPQEGIKLHFTTVADATGLPVLAYDIPGRAGVPITTETLLELSEHPRIVAVKDAKGDVAATTKVLANSDLFYYCGADELNLAWLAIGAVGIASVVGHVAAPQYREMIAAVDAGDLATAQRIDRRLVPAVEAIMTITQGAIMVKAALKLTGVIEHATLRAPLVEATAGQLDRLTTDLKTAGLIA; encoded by the coding sequence ATGTCCTCCAGCACAACTTCCGCCTCACCGGCCCTGCCTTTCGGCCGGGTCACCACGGCGATGATCACCCCGTTCCGGCCCGACGGCTCGCTCGATCTGGAGACCGCCCAACGGGTCGCGAACCACTTGGTCGACGAGGGCAACGACGCGCTCATCATCAACGGCACCACCGGTGAGGCGCCGACCACCTCCGACCAGGAGAAGGTCCGGCTGATCCACGCCACCCTCGAAGCGGTCGGCGACCGGGCCAAGGTGATCAGCGGGGTCGGGTCGAACAACACCGCGCACAGCGTGGAGTGCGCGCGGGCCGCCGAGGCCGCCGGCGCGCACGGCCTGCTGGTCGTCACGCCGTACTACAACAAGCCGCCGCAAGAAGGCATCAAACTGCACTTCACCACCGTTGCCGACGCGACCGGCCTGCCGGTGCTGGCCTACGACATCCCCGGCCGCGCGGGCGTCCCGATCACCACCGAGACCCTGCTGGAGCTCTCCGAGCACCCGCGGATCGTGGCGGTCAAGGACGCCAAGGGCGACGTCGCCGCCACCACCAAGGTGCTGGCGAACTCCGATTTGTTCTACTACTGCGGCGCCGACGAGCTGAACCTCGCCTGGCTGGCGATCGGCGCGGTCGGCATCGCCAGTGTCGTCGGCCACGTCGCCGCCCCGCAGTACCGCGAGATGATCGCCGCCGTCGACGCCGGTGATCTCGCCACCGCACAGCGGATCGATCGCCGGCTGGTGCCCGCCGTCGAGGCGATCATGACCATCACCCAGGGCGCCATCATGGTGAAGGCGGCGCTGAAGCTGACCGGTGTGATCGAGCACGCGACGCTGCGCGCGCCGCTGGTCGAGGCCACCGCGGGTCAGCTGGACCGGCTCACCACCGACCTCAAGACGGCAGGACTGATTGCATGA
- a CDS encoding metal-dependent hydrolase: MGRSHALSGWVAGLAVAPMVGLTSVAEVVPFAAATAGYALLPDLDHPGAGASRLLGPITGFVSSVVRAFSSLLYSLTKGPRDEDSTGQHRHASHTLAAAVLLGMATSSAGAAGGWRAVLAVALLGLILAADALGDWVLTVVLAAGVWTIAGTWLPGESAAHNLHAGLESIGSWIGVAVAVGMFVHCLGDSLTKAGCPWLWPLPIRGETWYEIRLPRLLRFRTGGWVENLLIAPALTIGGVLLVPGALPIAQDLYAAILSTTQVWIAGG; encoded by the coding sequence ATGGGGCGTTCGCATGCGTTGTCCGGCTGGGTTGCCGGGTTGGCCGTCGCGCCGATGGTCGGCCTGACCTCGGTCGCGGAGGTGGTTCCGTTCGCCGCCGCGACCGCGGGTTACGCGTTGCTGCCGGATCTCGATCATCCGGGCGCGGGGGCGTCGCGGCTGCTCGGGCCGATCACCGGCTTCGTCTCGAGTGTGGTGCGCGCGTTCTCCAGTTTGCTGTACTCGCTGACGAAGGGCCCGCGCGACGAGGACAGCACCGGCCAGCACCGGCATGCCAGTCACACGTTGGCGGCGGCCGTCCTGCTGGGGATGGCGACGTCGAGCGCGGGCGCGGCCGGTGGTTGGCGCGCAGTACTGGCTGTCGCTCTGCTGGGACTGATCCTGGCTGCCGACGCACTCGGCGACTGGGTCCTGACGGTGGTGCTCGCCGCGGGAGTGTGGACGATCGCCGGCACCTGGCTGCCTGGCGAATCGGCCGCCCACAACCTGCATGCGGGACTGGAGAGTATCGGCAGCTGGATCGGTGTGGCTGTTGCCGTCGGCATGTTCGTGCACTGTCTCGGCGACAGTCTCACCAAGGCCGGCTGCCCGTGGTTGTGGCCGCTGCCGATCCGTGGCGAGACCTGGTACGAGATCCGCCTGCCTCGCCTGCTGCGATTCCGTACCGGCGGCTGGGTCGAGAACCTGCTGATCGCCCCCGCGCTGACCATCGGCGGGGTGCTGTTGGTGCCGGGCGCGCTGCCGATCGCGCAGGACCTGTACGCCGCGATCCTGTCGACCACCCAGGTCTGGATCGCCGGAGGGTGA
- the paaE gene encoding 1,2-phenylacetyl-CoA epoxidase subunit PaaE, with amino-acid sequence MTTTTRRRATFHPLKVQGIEVLTDDSVAITFDVPAELAAEYDFTAGQHLTVRRPGEELRRSYSICSPAGSGVLRIAVKRIPGGEFSSYAAAGLKIGDTIDVMTPLGRFGTPLDPANAKHYAFVAAGSGITPVLSLVATILQVEPQSRVTLLYGNRTAGTVMFADELADLKDVYAERLHLVHVLSRESTDVELFNGRIDSERLGRMINTILPVRSVDEWFLCGPYAMVVGAQDLLLDQGVPRESVHAELFHVGDEAPVARVEESVADAEAAEVTVILDGRRSTFPLGEHARPVLDATLAVRTDAPFACKGGVCGTCRAKVVEGTVRMDTNWALEPDEIRAGYVLTCQSHPTSEKVTLDFDA; translated from the coding sequence ATGACGACGACGACCAGGCGCCGCGCGACCTTCCATCCGCTGAAGGTGCAGGGGATCGAGGTGCTGACCGACGACTCGGTCGCGATCACCTTCGACGTACCGGCGGAGCTCGCGGCGGAGTACGACTTCACTGCCGGGCAGCACCTGACCGTCCGGCGGCCGGGGGAGGAGCTGCGGCGCAGCTACTCGATCTGTTCACCGGCCGGCTCCGGCGTACTGCGGATCGCCGTCAAGCGGATCCCCGGCGGCGAGTTCTCGTCGTACGCCGCTGCCGGGCTGAAGATCGGCGACACGATCGACGTGATGACCCCGCTGGGCCGGTTCGGTACGCCGCTCGACCCGGCGAACGCGAAGCACTACGCGTTCGTCGCGGCGGGCAGCGGCATCACGCCGGTCCTGTCCCTGGTCGCGACCATCCTGCAGGTCGAGCCGCAGAGCCGGGTCACCCTGCTCTACGGCAACCGCACGGCCGGCACGGTGATGTTCGCCGACGAGCTCGCCGACCTGAAGGACGTGTACGCCGAGCGCTTGCACCTGGTGCACGTGCTGTCGCGGGAGTCGACGGACGTCGAGCTGTTCAACGGCCGGATCGACAGCGAGCGGTTGGGCCGGATGATCAACACGATCCTGCCGGTCAGGTCGGTCGACGAGTGGTTCCTCTGTGGCCCGTACGCGATGGTCGTCGGTGCTCAGGACCTGCTGCTCGACCAAGGTGTGCCGCGCGAGAGCGTTCATGCCGAACTGTTCCACGTCGGTGACGAAGCGCCGGTGGCCCGCGTCGAGGAGAGCGTGGCCGACGCGGAGGCCGCCGAGGTGACGGTGATCCTGGACGGCCGGCGATCGACGTTCCCGCTGGGGGAGCACGCGCGGCCGGTGCTCGACGCGACCCTCGCCGTACGCACGGATGCTCCCTTCGCCTGCAAGGGCGGCGTCTGCGGCACCTGCCGGGCGAAGGTTGTCGAGGGCACCGTCCGGATGGACACCAACTGGGCGCTCGAACCGGACGAGATCCGGGCCGGCTACGTGCTCACCTGCCAGTCCCACCCGACCAGCGAAAAGGTCACCCTCGACTTCGACGCCTGA